One Clarias gariepinus isolate MV-2021 ecotype Netherlands chromosome 5, CGAR_prim_01v2, whole genome shotgun sequence genomic region harbors:
- the LOC128523658 gene encoding zinc finger protein 271-like isoform X2, giving the protein MSTEGDTQRFFRTSQVPDPPLSQLCEDVKMETSDGGTPEVTEVCVKKEEDIYDYGDNLDNTPEDICIKEEDPDHKDYLYCEVCKSVFFNKCEVHGPPLFIPDTPVPMGVSDRARLTLPPGLEIQKSSIPAAGLGVFNKEETVPVGAHFGPYQGELVDREEAKNSGYSWVIYKSRQCEEYIDGAREVHANWMRYVNCARHDEEQNLVAFQYQGGIMYRCCRPINPGQELLVWYEEKYAKELSPAFDYLWNKKCSTNESNNTLLRSFSCSICAVSYSSQIYLDKHIQRCHCEEYLKLRQSEEIKHELPNSSKGSSQPISSDTLSSHNDVQKKIHHCSDCGKSFADQNALKAHKCINTVKKPYHCLQCGKSFTQRRNLNNHQLLHTGEKPFHCLECGKRFTQQCNLDRHQRLHTGEKPYQCPQCGKRFNQRYHLYQHQHLHTGEKPYHCLQCGKSFTKQGAFQEHQHIHTGEKPYQCSQCGMNFPLQSTLRKHQRTHAREKLYQCPQCGKSFIQQSTLQKHQCLHTGKKPYHCSECGKDFSCKGHLQLHRRCHTGEKPYQCSQCGKCFTCKSLLQQHKRIHTGEKPYQCSQCEQRFAHHSTFNRHQRVHTGEKPYHCSQCGKSFTHRSTLKDHQNLHTGEKPYQCSQCGKSFTQRSNLKDHQRLHTGERPYQCLDCGKSFNRPSTLQQHQSVHTGEMPYHCSDCGKTFSDQNALKSHQCVHTVEKPYQCSECGKRFTQRGNLQRHQRLHTGEKPYQCSQCGKCFTCQSHLQQHQRIHTGEKPYHCSQCGKRFAHPGTFQKHQRIHTGEKPYCCSQCGKRFTQQGTFQKHQHLHTGEKPYHCSHCGKSFTQQGTLQQHQRLHTGEKPYHCSECGKNFNRQSSLQQHQRIHTGEKPYHCSHCGKMFTQQGTLQKHQRLHTGQKPFHCSQCLRSFNERGAFQTHQCLHRGEKPHHCSQCGKTFVYLVTFNTHKCTNFNMI; this is encoded by the exons ATGAGTACAGAGGGAGACACACAGCGCTTCTTCAGGACGTCTCAGGTTCCCGATCCTCCTCTCTCACAG CTGTGTGAGGACGTGAAAATGGAGACGTCAGATGGAGGGACGCCTGAAGTGACAGAAGTCTGTGTAAAGAAAGAAGAGGACATCTATGACTACGGGGACAACCTCGACAACACACCTGAAGATATCTGCATTAAAGAGGAAGATCCTGACCATAAAGACTACCTct ACTGTGAGGTTTGCAAATCCGTCTTCTTCAACAAGTGTGAGGTTCATGGCCCGCCTCTCTTCATCCCTGATACTCCTGTTCCCATGGGCGTCTCTGACCGAGCCAGACTAACTCTTCCTCCTGGACTAGAGATTCAGAAGTCCAGTATTCCTGCTGCAGGTCTGGGGGTGTTTAATAAGGAGGAGACTGTTCCAGTAGGTGCACATTTTGGACCCTACCAGGGAGAGCTAGTAGACCGAGAGGAAGCCAAAAACAGCGGATACTCCTGGGTG ATCTACAAAAGCAGGCAGTGTGAGGAATACATAGATGGTGCAAGAGAAGTTCATGCAAATTGGATGAG GTATGTGAATTGCGCTCGTCATGATGAAGAACAGAATCTTGTGGCATTTCAGTATCAAGGTGGAATTATGTATCGGTGCTGTCGACCCATAAACCCAGGACAGGAGCTCTTAGTGTGGTATGAAGAGAAGTACGCCAAAGAACTCAGTCCTGCCTTTGACTACCTATGGAACAAAAAGTGCTCCACAAATG AATCAAACAATACCCTGTTGCGAAGCTTTTCCTGCTCTATATGTGCTGTTTCTTATTCATCCCAAATTTATCTTGACAAACATATCCAGAGATGTCACTGTGAAGAGTATCTGAAACTGCGGCAATCAGAAGAGATTAAACATGAGCTTCCTAATTCCTCAAAAGGCTCCAGTCAGCCCATATCATCTGATACTCTCAGTTCTCACAATGACGTACAGAAGAAAATTCATCATTGCTCAGactgtggaaagagttttgctGATCAGAATGCCCTCAAAGCTCATAAGTGCATTAACACGGTAaagaagccgtatcactgcttacagtgtggaaagagttttactcaGAGACGTAATCTCAATAACCACCAGCTccttcacacaggagagaagccattTCACTGCTTAGAGTGTGGGAAGAGATTTACTCAGCAGTGTAATCTTGACCGACACCAGCGccttcacacaggagagaagccgtatcagtgtccacagtgtgggaagagatTTAATCAGCGGTATCATCTCTACCAACACCAGCACCTTCACACAGGAGAAAAGCCTTATCACTGcttacagtgtggaaagagttttactaAGCAGGGTGCTTTCCAAGAACACCAGCACattcacaccggagagaagccgtatcagtgctcacagtgtggaatgAATTTTCCTCTACAGAGTACTCTTCGAAAACATCAGCGCACTCACGCTAGGGAAAAGCTGTATCAATGCCCACAGTGTGGAAAAAGTTTTATTCAGCAGAGTACACTTCAAAAACATCAGTGCCTTCACACCGGGAAGAAGCCGTATCACTGTTCAGAGTGTGGAAAAGATTTCAGTTGCAAGGGTCATCTCCAGTTACACCGGCGCTGTCACACAGgggagaagccgtatcagtgctcacagtgtgggaaatgTTTTACTTGCAAGagccttctccagcaacacaagcgcattcacactggtgagaagccgtatcagtgctccCAGTGTGAACAGAGGTTTGCTCATCACAGTACTTTTAACAGACACCAGCGcgttcacactggagagaagccatatcattgttcacagtgtggaaagagttttactcaCCGAAGTACCCTCAAAGATCATCAGAAccttcacacaggagagaagccatatcagtgctcacagtgtggaaagagcttTACTCAGAGAAGTAACCTCAAAGACCACCAGCGccttcacacaggagagaggccGTATCAGTGCTTAGattgtggaaagagttttaatcGACCGAGTACTTTGCAACAACATCAGAGTGTTCACACCGGAGAGATGCCCT ATCACTGCTCGGACTGTGGAAAGACTTTCAGTGATCAGAATGCCCTCAAATCACATCAGTGCGTTCACACAGTGGAGAAGCCATATCAGTGTTCAGAGTGCGGGAAGAGATTTACTCAGCGCGGGAACCTCCAGCGCCACCAGCGACTTCACACAGgggagaagccgtatcagtgctcacagtgcgGGAAATGTTTTACTTGCCAGAGCCATCTCCAacaacaccagcgcattcacaccggAGAAAAACCGTATCACTGCTCGCAGTGTGGGAAGAGGTTTGCTCACCCGGGGACATTCCAaaaacaccagcgcattcacaccggCGAGAAGCCGTACTGCTGTTCACAGTGCGGAAAAAGGTTTACTCAGCAAGGTACTTTCCAAAAACACCAGCACCTCCACACAGgggagaagccgtatcactgctcacactgcgggaagagttttactcagCAGGGAACTCTGCAGCAACACCAGCGCCTccatacaggagagaagccttATCACTGCTCTGAGTGCGGAAAAAACTTCAATCGGCAGAGCTCTCTCCAacaacaccagcgcattcacacgggAGAGAAGCCGTACCACTGCTCACACTGCGGGAAGATGTTTACCCAGCAGGGTACGCTCCAAAAACACCAGCGCCTTCACACGGGGCAGAAACCATTTCACTGTTCACAGTGTTTAAGGAGTTTTAACGAGCGCGGTGCTTTCCAAACACACCAGTGCCTTCACAGAGGAGAGAAGCCGCATCACTGCTCGCAATGCGGAAAGacgtttgtttatttagttacatttaaCACCCACAAGTGCACTAACTTTAACATGATTTAA
- the LOC128523658 gene encoding histone-lysine N-methyltransferase PRDM9-like isoform X1 — protein sequence MSSERDTQHFFARSQAPPLSQLCEDTRPETSDGGTAEVLEVRVKKERLELDISDHEDDLDNTPEVISIKVEDPEHSDYLYCEICKSVFFNKCEVHGPPLFIPDTPVPMGVSDRARQTLPLGLEIQKSSIPNAGLGVFNKGETVPVGAHFGPYQGELVNAEEAMNSRYSWVIYQSRECEEYVDATSEMIANWMRYVNCARHDEEQNLVAFQYQGGILYRCCRPINPGQELLVWYEEEYAKELSPAFDYLWNKKCSTNEINTTLDQVFSCSACDLSYASQIYLDKHNWRCHHEESMRLQESGKRQIPFKGCSSQPMSSDTLSSDIHHCSDCGKTFSDQNALKSHQCVHTVEKPYQCSECGKRFTQRGNLQRHQRLHTGEKPYQCSQCGKCFTCQSHLQQHQRIHTGEKPYHCSQCGKRFAHPGTFQKHQRIHTGEKPYCCSQCGKRFTQQGTFQKHQHLHTGEKPYHCSHCGKSFTQQGTLQQHQRLHTGEKPYHCSECGKNFNRQSSLQQHQRIHTGEKPYHCSHCGKMFTQQGTLQKHQRLHTGQKPFHCSQCLRSFNERGAFQTHQCLHRGEKPHHCSQCGKTFVYLVTFNTHKCTNFNMI from the exons ATGAGCTCAGAGAGAGACACGCAGCACTTCTTTGCCCGGTCTCAGGCTCCTCCCCTCTCACAG cTGTGTGAGGACACGAGACCAGAGACATCAGATGGAGGAACGGCCGAGGTGTTAGAAGTCCGTGTGAAGAAAGAGAGGCTGGAGCTGGACATATCCGACCATGAGGACGACCTCGACAACACACCTGAAGTTATTTCCATTAAAGTGGAAGATCCTGAGCACAGTGACTACCTCT ATTGTGAGATTTGCAAATCCGTCTTCTTCAACAAGTGTGAGGTTCATGGCCCGCCTCTCTTCATCCCTGACACTCCTGTTCCCATGGGGGTCTCTGACCGAGCCAGACAAACTCTTCCTCTTGGATTAGAGATTCAGAAGTCCAGTATTCCTAATGCGGGTCTGGGAGTGTTCAATAAGGGGGAGACTGTTCCAGTAGGTGCACATTTCGGACCCTACCAGGGAGAGCTGGTTAACGCGGAGGAAGCCATGAACAGCAGATACTCCTGGGTG atctaCCAGAGCAGGGAGTGTGAGGAATACGTAGATGCTACAAGTGAAATGATAGCAAATTGGATGAG GTATGTGAATTGCGCTCGTCATGATGAAGAACAGAATCTTGTGGCATTTCAGTATCAAGGTGGAATTCTGTATCGGTGCTGTCGACCCATTAACCCAGGACAGGAGCTCTTAGTGTGGTATGAAGAGGAGTACGCCAAAGAACTCAGTCCTGCTTTTGACTACCTGTGGAACAAAAAGTGCTCCACGAATG AAATAAACACCACTCTAGATCAAGTCTTTTCCTGCTCCGCATGTGATCTTTCCTATGCGTCTCAGATTTACCTAGACAAACACAACTGGAGATGTCACCACGAAGAGTCTATGAGACTACAGGAGTCAGGAAAGCGCCAGATCCCCTTTAAAGGCTGCAGTAGCCAGCCCATGTCTTCTGATACACTCAGTTCTGACATTCATCACTGCTCGGACTGTGGAAAGACTTTCAGTGATCAGAATGCCCTCAAATCACATCAGTGCGTTCACACAGTGGAGAAGCCATATCAGTGTTCAGAGTGCGGGAAGAGATTTACTCAGCGCGGGAACCTCCAGCGCCACCAGCGACTTCACACAGgggagaagccgtatcagtgctcacagtgcgGGAAATGTTTTACTTGCCAGAGCCATCTCCAacaacaccagcgcattcacaccggAGAAAAACCGTATCACTGCTCGCAGTGTGGGAAGAGGTTTGCTCACCCGGGGACATTCCAaaaacaccagcgcattcacaccggCGAGAAGCCGTACTGCTGTTCACAGTGCGGAAAAAGGTTTACTCAGCAAGGTACTTTCCAAAAACACCAGCACCTCCACACAGgggagaagccgtatcactgctcacactgcgggaagagttttactcagCAGGGAACTCTGCAGCAACACCAGCGCCTccatacaggagagaagccttATCACTGCTCTGAGTGCGGAAAAAACTTCAATCGGCAGAGCTCTCTCCAacaacaccagcgcattcacacgggAGAGAAGCCGTACCACTGCTCACACTGCGGGAAGATGTTTACCCAGCAGGGTACGCTCCAAAAACACCAGCGCCTTCACACGGGGCAGAAACCATTTCACTGTTCACAGTGTTTAAGGAGTTTTAACGAGCGCGGTGCTTTCCAAACACACCAGTGCCTTCACAGAGGAGAGAAGCCGCATCACTGCTCGCAATGCGGAAAGacgtttgtttatttagttacatttaaCACCCACAAGTGCACTAACTTTAACATGATTTAA